A genomic window from Microvirga sp. TS319 includes:
- a CDS encoding extracellular solute-binding protein yields the protein MIRTLLLSLLAACLGLNPLAAQEAQWRHGAALLGEPKYQPGFPHFDYVNPDAPKGGLVRLGAQGTFDSFNIVVAGVKGSPEQGLGLVYETLTTSSLDEPSASYGLLAETFSYPEDYSSVTFRLRPEAKWHDGQPVTADDVIFSFEAFKANSPTYAFYYANVTKAEKSGERDVTFTFNEKGNRELPQIMGQLMVLPKHWWEGNGPDGRRRDITQTTLEAPLGSGPYRLKSFDAGRNAAYERVKDYWGQAVNVNVGQNNFDEIRYEYYRDATVLLEAFKADRIDFRTENSARNWATGYDFPARREGRVVLEEFPLRATGIMQAFVLNLRRDKFKDERVRRAFNLAFPFEELNKAVFYGLYERVNSYFYGLELASSGLPEGKELEILESLRDKVPPEVFTTPYKNPINDTPENIRGNLREADRLLREAGWDVKNGRRMNASGEPLSVELLSSSPNDERVFLPYKSVLERLGIVVSVRTVDDVQYTNRTRSFDFDITTAVWPQSLSPGNEQREFWGSQAARREGSRNLAGISDPAVDVLIDKIIYAKDRDELVAATKALDRVLLAHHYVVPQWTSLKQRTARWDRYSHPETMPRYGGAAFPTVWWYDEAKAAKVGAPR from the coding sequence GTGATCCGTACCCTTCTGCTCAGCCTCCTGGCCGCCTGCCTTGGCCTCAACCCCCTCGCAGCCCAGGAAGCCCAGTGGCGGCATGGTGCGGCCCTCCTCGGGGAGCCCAAGTACCAGCCCGGCTTCCCGCATTTCGATTATGTGAACCCGGACGCCCCCAAGGGCGGACTGGTCCGGCTCGGGGCGCAGGGCACCTTCGACAGCTTCAACATCGTGGTCGCAGGCGTGAAGGGATCGCCCGAACAGGGCCTCGGCCTGGTCTACGAGACGCTCACCACGTCGTCCCTCGACGAGCCGAGCGCCTCCTACGGCCTGCTCGCCGAAACGTTCTCCTATCCGGAGGATTATTCCTCCGTCACGTTCCGGCTGCGCCCGGAGGCCAAGTGGCATGACGGGCAGCCCGTCACGGCCGACGACGTGATCTTCTCCTTCGAGGCCTTCAAGGCGAACAGCCCAACCTATGCCTTCTACTACGCCAACGTGACGAAGGCCGAGAAGTCAGGCGAGCGCGACGTGACGTTCACCTTCAACGAAAAAGGCAACCGGGAGCTGCCCCAGATCATGGGCCAGCTGATGGTGCTGCCCAAGCACTGGTGGGAGGGCAACGGCCCGGACGGGCGCAGGCGCGACATCACGCAGACGACGCTGGAGGCGCCGCTGGGCTCGGGCCCCTATCGCCTCAAGAGCTTCGACGCGGGCCGCAACGCCGCCTATGAGCGCGTGAAGGATTACTGGGGCCAGGCGGTCAACGTGAATGTCGGTCAGAACAATTTCGACGAGATCCGCTACGAATATTATCGCGACGCGACGGTGCTGCTCGAGGCCTTCAAGGCGGATCGAATCGATTTCCGCACAGAGAACAGCGCCCGCAACTGGGCGACGGGCTACGATTTCCCGGCGCGGCGGGAGGGCCGCGTCGTTCTCGAGGAATTCCCCTTACGCGCCACCGGCATCATGCAGGCCTTCGTGCTGAACCTGCGCCGCGACAAGTTCAAGGACGAGCGCGTGCGGCGCGCCTTCAACCTCGCGTTTCCGTTCGAGGAGCTCAACAAGGCCGTCTTCTACGGGCTCTATGAACGCGTGAACAGCTACTTCTACGGCCTCGAACTCGCCTCCTCCGGCCTGCCCGAAGGCAAGGAGCTGGAGATCCTCGAATCGCTGCGCGACAAGGTTCCGCCCGAGGTGTTCACGACGCCCTACAAGAATCCGATCAACGACACACCGGAAAACATCCGCGGCAACCTGCGCGAAGCGGACCGCCTGCTGCGCGAAGCCGGCTGGGACGTGAAGAACGGCCGGCGGATGAATGCGAGCGGCGAACCGCTGAGCGTCGAGCTTCTCAGCAGCAGCCCCAACGACGAGCGCGTCTTCCTGCCCTACAAGTCGGTGCTCGAACGGCTCGGCATCGTCGTTTCGGTCCGGACGGTCGACGACGTGCAATACACCAACCGCACTCGCTCCTTCGACTTCGACATCACCACGGCGGTCTGGCCGCAATCGCTGTCGCCGGGCAACGAACAGCGGGAGTTCTGGGGGTCCCAGGCGGCCCGGCGCGAAGGCTCGCGCAACCTCGCGGGCATTTCGGATCCGGCGGTCGACGTGCTGATCGACAAGATCATCTACGCCAAGGATCGCGATGAGCTCGTGGCCGCCACGAAGGCCCTCGACCGGGTCCTGCTCGCGCATCATTACGTGGTTCCGCAATGGACGTCGCTGAAGCAGCGCACGGCCCGCTGGGATCGCTACAGCCACCCGGAGACCATGCCGCGCTATGGCGGCGCGGCCTTTCCGACCGTCTGGTGGTATGACGAGGCCAAGGCCGCGAAGGTGGGAGCGCCGCGATGA
- a CDS encoding cation diffusion facilitator family transporter has translation MQAHHHPSGHSHHGHSNSHSRDVTHGRAFLIGITLNLAFVAIEAGYGFFAGSMALLSDAGHNLSDVLGLGIAWGAATLARREPNEHYTYGLRASSILAALLNALLLMVAVGGIVWESVQRLIEPAPVMAGTMMVVAGIGILVNGFTAFLFMSGHDDLNIRGAFLHMVADAVVSLGVVLGGLAILWTDATWIDPVLSLVISAVIVWGTWDLLRQSLRLSLHGVPSGISVARVREFLAERPGVSRVHHLHIWAISTTQTALTAHLVMPDGHPGDRFLAETQHELRERFGIGHATLQIEIHSPGAHDHGRDCPLDNHEGHDLGGHLHGTEASRRSP, from the coding sequence ATGCAGGCGCATCATCATCCGTCAGGTCATTCCCATCACGGGCATAGCAACTCCCACTCCCGTGACGTGACTCACGGCCGTGCCTTTCTGATCGGCATTACGCTCAATCTCGCCTTCGTGGCCATCGAGGCAGGCTACGGTTTTTTTGCGGGCTCCATGGCGCTTCTGTCGGATGCGGGCCACAACCTGAGCGACGTGCTGGGACTCGGCATCGCCTGGGGGGCGGCGACCCTGGCCAGGCGTGAGCCCAACGAGCACTATACGTACGGCCTGCGTGCAAGCTCCATTCTGGCCGCCCTCCTCAACGCGCTTCTCCTGATGGTCGCCGTCGGCGGAATCGTGTGGGAATCCGTCCAGCGCCTGATCGAGCCAGCTCCCGTGATGGCCGGCACCATGATGGTCGTGGCGGGCATCGGCATTCTCGTGAACGGCTTTACGGCCTTTCTCTTCATGAGCGGACACGATGACCTCAACATTCGCGGAGCGTTCCTGCACATGGTCGCTGACGCTGTCGTATCCCTGGGCGTCGTGCTCGGCGGTCTCGCCATTCTCTGGACGGACGCAACCTGGATCGACCCGGTTCTAAGCCTTGTCATCTCGGCCGTGATCGTCTGGGGAACCTGGGACCTGCTGCGCCAGTCGCTCAGGCTCTCGCTTCATGGCGTGCCGAGCGGAATATCCGTGGCGCGCGTGCGGGAATTCCTGGCGGAACGTCCGGGCGTCTCGCGCGTCCACCATCTCCACATCTGGGCCATCAGCACGACGCAAACGGCGCTTACCGCCCATCTCGTCATGCCGGACGGCCATCCGGGCGATCGGTTCCTCGCCGAGACGCAGCACGAGCTGAGAGAACGGTTCGGGATCGGGCATGCGACCCTGCAGATCGAGATCCATTCCCCCGGCGCCCACGATCACGGACGCGACTGTCCCCTCGACAATCACGAGGGGCATGATCTTGGGGGACACCTCCATGGAACCGAGGCATCGCGTCGCTCGCCGTAA
- a CDS encoding ABC transporter permease → MNENVPVVSPAASPVAPPLPKEGFIKLSPLNRRRLSNFKANRRGYWSFWIFTVLFVLSLFAELIANDKPILASYKGELLYPAFVDYPEEKFGGFLAQTDYRDPVIAKEIQDNGWMLWAPIHFSYNTHNLDLPVPAPAPPTWMLTDEQCRPIAERTGGTGCKDIEWNWLGTDDQGRDVVARLIYGFRISVLFGLILAGISSVIGIFAGAVQGYYGGWIDLVAQRFIEIWTAIPSLYLLIIISAIITPSFFVLLGILLLFSWVSLVGVVRAEFLRARNFEYVRAARALGLSNATIMFKHLLPNAMVATLTFLPFIINGSISTLTSLDFLGFGLPPGSPSLGELLAQGKANLQAPWLGLAGFFVIALMLSLLIFIGEAVRDAFDPRKTFR, encoded by the coding sequence ATGAACGAGAACGTCCCCGTCGTCTCCCCGGCCGCCTCGCCGGTCGCGCCGCCGCTGCCGAAGGAAGGCTTCATCAAGCTCTCGCCGCTCAACCGCCGCCGCCTGTCGAACTTCAAGGCGAACCGTCGCGGCTATTGGTCCTTCTGGATCTTCACCGTTCTGTTCGTGCTCAGCCTGTTCGCGGAACTCATCGCCAACGACAAGCCGATCCTCGCCTCCTATAAGGGCGAACTGCTCTATCCGGCCTTCGTCGACTACCCGGAAGAAAAATTCGGCGGCTTCCTGGCGCAGACCGATTATCGCGATCCGGTCATCGCGAAGGAGATCCAGGACAACGGATGGATGCTCTGGGCCCCCATCCACTTCTCGTACAACACCCACAATCTCGACCTTCCCGTTCCCGCTCCGGCTCCGCCGACCTGGATGCTCACCGACGAACAATGCCGCCCCATTGCGGAGCGCACGGGCGGCACGGGCTGCAAGGACATCGAGTGGAACTGGCTCGGCACGGACGACCAGGGCCGCGACGTGGTGGCGCGCCTCATCTATGGCTTTCGCATCTCCGTGCTGTTCGGCCTGATCCTCGCGGGCATCTCGTCCGTCATCGGCATCTTCGCCGGCGCCGTGCAGGGCTATTACGGTGGATGGATCGATCTGGTCGCCCAGCGTTTCATCGAGATCTGGACCGCCATTCCCTCGCTTTATCTGCTTATCATCATTTCGGCGATCATCACGCCGAGCTTCTTCGTGCTGCTCGGCATCCTGCTGCTCTTCTCCTGGGTGTCCCTGGTGGGCGTCGTGCGCGCGGAATTCCTGCGGGCGCGAAACTTCGAATATGTGCGTGCCGCGCGCGCGCTTGGGCTCTCGAACGCCACCATCATGTTCAAGCACCTCCTGCCCAACGCCATGGTCGCGACGCTCACCTTCCTGCCGTTCATCATCAACGGCTCGATCTCGACGCTGACCTCGCTCGATTTCCTCGGCTTCGGCCTGCCGCCGGGCTCGCCGTCGCTCGGCGAGCTCCTGGCCCAGGGCAAGGCCAATCTCCAGGCTCCATGGCTCGGCCTCGCGGGCTTCTTCGTGATCGCCCTCATGCTCAGCCTTCTCATCTTCATCGGCGAAGCGGTGCGTGACGCCTTCGACCCGAGAAAGACCTTCCGATGA
- a CDS encoding microcin C ABC transporter permease YejB has product MLAYIARRILLMIPTILGIMLISFVLVQFAPGGPVERIIAQLQGQDTGATSRISGGGGDFSGGSRSPGGGESSSSRYRGAQGLDPQFIKQLEAQFGFDKPAHERFFKMLWDYARFDFGKSYFRDISVLELIKEKLPVSISLGLWMTLLSYAISIPLGIRKAVRDGSSFDIWTSAVVIVGYAIPGFLFAILLIVLFAGGSFWQIFPLRGLTSENFAFLPWYMQIADYFWHLVLPITAMALGAFATSTLLTKNSFLDEIRKQYVLTARMKGLSERQVLYGHVFRNAMLIVIAGFPGAFIGAFFAGSLLIETIFSLDGLGLLSFESIVNRDYPVVFANLYIFSLMGLVVNLLSDLTYTWIDPRIDFETREA; this is encoded by the coding sequence ATGCTGGCCTATATCGCACGCCGCATCCTTCTCATGATCCCGACCATTCTCGGGATCATGCTCATCTCCTTCGTGCTCGTGCAATTCGCGCCCGGTGGCCCCGTCGAGCGCATCATCGCGCAGTTGCAGGGACAGGACACGGGCGCGACCTCACGCATTTCGGGTGGCGGTGGAGATTTCTCGGGCGGGAGCCGGAGCCCCGGCGGCGGTGAATCGTCCTCCTCCCGCTATCGCGGCGCACAGGGTCTCGACCCCCAGTTCATCAAGCAGCTCGAAGCGCAGTTCGGTTTCGACAAGCCGGCCCACGAGCGCTTTTTCAAGATGCTGTGGGACTATGCGCGGTTCGACTTCGGCAAGAGCTATTTCCGCGACATTTCCGTGCTGGAGCTGATCAAGGAGAAGTTGCCGGTTTCGATCAGCCTCGGTCTCTGGATGACGCTTCTCTCCTATGCCATCTCGATTCCGCTCGGCATCAGGAAAGCGGTGCGGGACGGCTCGTCCTTCGACATCTGGACGTCGGCGGTCGTCATCGTCGGCTATGCGATTCCGGGCTTCCTGTTCGCGATCCTGCTCATCGTCCTGTTCGCGGGCGGATCGTTCTGGCAGATCTTCCCCCTGCGTGGCCTGACCTCGGAGAACTTCGCCTTCCTGCCGTGGTATATGCAAATCGCCGATTACTTCTGGCATTTGGTGCTGCCGATCACCGCCATGGCGCTGGGCGCCTTCGCCACCTCGACCCTGCTGACGAAGAACTCCTTCCTCGACGAGATCCGCAAGCAATACGTGCTCACCGCGCGCATGAAGGGCTTATCCGAGCGGCAGGTGCTCTACGGCCACGTGTTCCGCAACGCTATGCTGATCGTGATCGCCGGCTTTCCGGGGGCCTTCATCGGCGCCTTCTTCGCGGGCTCGCTGCTCATTGAGACGATCTTCTCCCTCGACGGTTTGGGCCTGCTCTCCTTCGAATCCATCGTGAACCGCGACTACCCGGTGGTGTTCGCCAACCTCTACATCTTCTCCCTCATGGGCCTGGTGGTGAACCTGCTGTCCGATCTCACCTATACCTGGATCGATCCGCGGATCGATTTCGAGACCAGGGAGGCGTGA
- a CDS encoding cytochrome c family protein — translation MNIETNKILGALFGTLLFVVGVKVVAEGLFSPHAPAVPGYDLPAAEEASTGGAGAPAAPAEPLPVLLANADPAKGQAAAKKCAACHDLTKGGPNKVGPNLYGVVGRPVASHEGFNYSNGMKAHGGNWTYEALNDFVHNPKKATPGTIMAFAGIANDKERADLLAYLRTLSDSPVPFPAQ, via the coding sequence ATGAATATCGAGACCAATAAGATCCTGGGTGCCCTTTTCGGTACGCTTCTCTTCGTGGTCGGCGTCAAAGTCGTTGCCGAAGGTCTGTTCTCGCCTCATGCACCGGCCGTTCCGGGCTATGACCTTCCGGCAGCCGAGGAGGCTTCCACTGGGGGCGCAGGCGCGCCGGCTGCACCGGCCGAGCCGCTCCCCGTCCTTCTGGCCAACGCCGATCCGGCCAAGGGCCAGGCGGCAGCCAAAAAGTGCGCCGCCTGCCACGATCTGACCAAGGGCGGCCCGAACAAGGTCGGCCCGAACCTCTACGGCGTCGTCGGCCGTCCGGTCGCCTCGCACGAAGGCTTCAACTACTCCAACGGCATGAAGGCCCATGGCGGCAACTGGACCTACGAGGCCCTGAACGACTTCGTTCACAACCCGAAGAAGGCAACGCCGGGCACCATCATGGCCTTCGCCGGCATCGCGAACGACAAGGAGCGCGCCGACCTGCTCGCTTACCTGCGGACCCTGTCGGATAGCCCCGTTCCGTTCCCGGCCCAGTAA
- a CDS encoding ABC transporter ATP-binding protein, producing the protein MTEPLLSVRDLSVAFRQGGRDMLAVDRVSFDILPGETVALVGESGSGKSVSALSVLKLLPYPSAHHPSGRILFKGKDLIALNEDEMRRVRGDDITMVFQEPMTSLNPLHTIDRQIGEILKLHRGLSDKEALARTLELLELVGIRDAESRLKAYPHQLSGGQRQRVMIAMALANEPDLFIADEPTTALDVTVQAQILKLLAELKNKLGMSMLFITHDLGIVRKIADRVCVMLNGKIVEHGTTAEVFDNPQHAYTQRLLAAEPKGRANPLPAGAPTVVEAGPIKVWFPIRRGFFRKTVGHVKAVDGVSVRVRRGETVGVVGESGSGKTTLGLAILRLVQSQGPIVFLGNRIDGLRSREIRPMRKDLQVVFQDPYGSLSPRMSVAEIVEEGLLVQDKNLNYRQRRDVVAKALHDVGLDPATMDRYPHEFSGGQRQRIAIARAMALEPQFIMLDEPTSALDMSVQAQIVELLRDLQKRRDLAYMFISHDLKVVRALANHVIVMQNGKVVEEGSAESIFAAPRTEYTRALFAAAFNLETVGADAVRQ; encoded by the coding sequence ATGACAGAGCCCCTCCTCTCCGTCCGAGATCTCTCCGTCGCGTTCCGCCAGGGCGGGCGCGACATGCTGGCGGTGGACCGCGTCTCCTTCGACATCCTGCCCGGCGAGACCGTGGCGCTGGTAGGCGAGTCGGGATCGGGCAAGTCGGTCTCGGCGCTCTCGGTGCTCAAGCTCCTGCCCTACCCCTCCGCCCATCATCCATCGGGCCGCATCCTGTTCAAGGGCAAGGACCTGATCGCCTTGAACGAGGACGAGATGCGCCGCGTGCGCGGCGACGATATCACCATGGTGTTCCAGGAGCCGATGACCTCGCTCAATCCGCTCCACACCATCGACCGGCAGATCGGCGAAATCCTCAAGCTCCATCGCGGCCTCTCCGACAAGGAGGCCCTTGCCCGAACGCTGGAGCTGCTCGAGCTTGTCGGCATCCGCGATGCGGAGAGCCGCCTCAAAGCCTACCCGCATCAGCTCTCCGGCGGACAGCGGCAACGCGTGATGATCGCCATGGCGCTGGCGAACGAGCCCGATCTCTTCATTGCGGACGAACCGACGACGGCGCTCGACGTGACGGTGCAGGCGCAGATCCTGAAGCTCCTGGCCGAGCTGAAGAACAAGCTCGGCATGTCGATGCTGTTCATCACGCACGATCTCGGCATCGTGCGCAAGATCGCCGACCGCGTCTGCGTGATGCTCAACGGCAAGATCGTGGAGCACGGCACGACAGCGGAGGTCTTCGACAACCCGCAGCACGCCTATACGCAGCGCCTTCTCGCAGCCGAGCCGAAAGGCCGCGCCAATCCTCTGCCCGCCGGCGCCCCCACCGTGGTCGAGGCGGGCCCCATCAAGGTGTGGTTCCCGATCAGGCGCGGCTTCTTCCGGAAGACCGTCGGTCATGTGAAGGCCGTCGACGGCGTATCCGTCCGCGTGCGACGGGGCGAAACGGTCGGCGTCGTGGGCGAGTCGGGTTCGGGAAAGACGACGCTCGGCCTGGCGATCCTGCGTCTCGTCCAATCGCAGGGGCCCATCGTCTTCCTCGGGAACCGGATCGACGGCCTGCGTTCCCGGGAGATCCGTCCCATGCGCAAGGATCTTCAGGTCGTGTTCCAGGATCCGTACGGTTCTCTTTCGCCGCGCATGTCCGTGGCCGAGATCGTGGAGGAAGGGCTTCTGGTGCAGGACAAGAACCTGAACTATCGCCAGCGCCGCGACGTGGTGGCAAAGGCACTGCACGATGTGGGGCTCGATCCCGCAACGATGGACCGCTACCCGCATGAATTCTCCGGCGGCCAGCGCCAGCGCATCGCAATTGCCCGGGCGATGGCGCTGGAGCCGCAATTCATCATGCTCGACGAGCCGACCTCTGCTCTCGACATGTCCGTTCAGGCGCAGATTGTGGAGCTGCTGCGCGATCTTCAGAAGCGCCGCGATTTGGCCTATATGTTCATCAGCCACGATCTGAAGGTGGTGCGGGCTCTCGCGAACCACGTGATCGTGATGCAGAACGGCAAGGTGGTCGAGGAGGGATCCGCCGAGAGCATCTTCGCCGCGCCTCGGACCGAGTACACGCGGGCCCTGTTCGCAGCAGCCTTCAACCTCGAGACTGTCGGAGCCGACGCCGTCCGGCAATGA
- a CDS encoding 3-deoxy-manno-octulosonate cytidylyltransferase: MSDPLILIPARLAATRLPNKPLAEIAGEPMIVHVWRRAVEAGIGPVAIATDASEIAEAVTRAGGRAVMTRSDHASGSDRIFEAVEKLDPEGRHDVVVNVQGDLPTVDPAAIAASVAPLSDTDVDLATLVAVIDREEERTNPNVVKMVGAQISPGRFRALYFTRATAPFGEGPLYHHIGLYAYRRKALQRFVAMPPSPLEMREKLEQLRALEAGMRIDAVVVEGVPLGVDTPQDLDRAREIIAARRTA, encoded by the coding sequence ATGTCCGACCCTCTCATTCTCATTCCCGCCCGCCTCGCGGCGACCCGCCTGCCGAACAAGCCCCTGGCGGAGATCGCCGGCGAGCCCATGATCGTCCATGTCTGGCGGCGGGCCGTGGAGGCCGGAATCGGACCGGTCGCGATCGCGACCGACGCCTCGGAGATCGCCGAGGCCGTGACGCGCGCCGGCGGCCGGGCCGTCATGACCCGATCCGACCACGCCTCAGGTTCCGACCGAATCTTCGAGGCTGTGGAAAAGCTCGATCCCGAAGGGCGGCACGACGTGGTGGTGAACGTCCAGGGGGATCTGCCGACCGTCGATCCGGCCGCCATTGCGGCCTCGGTTGCGCCTCTTTCCGACACCGATGTCGATCTGGCCACCCTGGTGGCGGTGATCGATCGTGAGGAGGAGAGGACCAATCCGAACGTGGTGAAAATGGTGGGAGCCCAGATTTCGCCCGGACGCTTCCGGGCGCTCTACTTTACCCGCGCCACGGCCCCTTTCGGGGAGGGTCCGCTCTATCATCACATCGGTCTTTACGCTTATCGCCGCAAAGCCCTGCAGCGCTTCGTCGCCATGCCGCCGTCTCCGCTGGAGATGCGCGAGAAGCTGGAGCAGCTGCGGGCGCTGGAGGCCGGCATGCGCATCGACGCCGTGGTGGTCGAGGGCGTGCCGCTCGGCGTCGACACCCCTCAAGACCTGGACAGAGCCCGCGAGATCATCGCGGCCCGGAGGACAGCATGA
- a CDS encoding extracellular solute-binding protein: MRTFDRRTLLKTGAAGAVLSLLPRSSLAQSPEETETYGLSAFGDLKYPPDFQHFAYVNPAAPKGGTLALQIKQTSGNQNFDTFNTLNIFVLRGDGAAGMGATFDTLMAGSGDEPDALYGLVARTVRVSADKLTYRFILRPEARFHDGSRLTAKDVAFSLNILKEKGHPVYRALLTQMASAEAEADDVLRVRFTPKRSRDLHLVVAALPIFSEPYWQGKDFEASTLETPLGSGPYKVGKFEVGRFIEFERVPDYWAKDLPVNVGQNNFDRIRWEYFRDRTVAFEAFKNGTLNYHEEFTSRIWSTGYDFPAIRDGKVKKEEIGNDAPSSVQGWYFNTRREAFKDPRIREAIGLVFDFEWTNANIMFGLYKRTTSYFENSDMKAAGPPPPEELALLEPFRSRLPASVFGEPPVPPVSDGSGQDRKLLRRADELLREAGCKREGGALKLPNGQPFRIEFLDFQAALQPHTQPFQANLKRLGIDAFSRVVDAAQYQRRMEEFDFDMASRNLSGGSTPGDGLRVVYGSEAAKTPGSQNIAGISDPAVDALIETIANAKSRQDLNTACRALDRVLRSGHYWVPMWYRASDWIAYWDQFSRPEQKPRFASGAPGTWWYDAEKAKRIGRG, encoded by the coding sequence ATGAGGACGTTCGATCGGCGTACCCTCCTCAAGACCGGCGCCGCCGGCGCGGTGTTGAGCCTCCTCCCGAGAAGCAGCCTCGCTCAATCGCCGGAAGAGACCGAAACCTACGGGCTCTCCGCCTTCGGCGATCTGAAATATCCGCCGGACTTCCAGCATTTCGCCTATGTGAATCCCGCGGCTCCGAAAGGCGGCACGCTGGCGCTCCAGATCAAGCAGACCTCAGGCAACCAGAATTTCGACACCTTCAATACGCTCAACATCTTTGTGCTGCGGGGTGACGGCGCCGCCGGCATGGGCGCCACCTTCGACACGCTGATGGCAGGCTCGGGCGACGAGCCGGATGCTCTCTACGGGCTGGTCGCGAGGACCGTGCGCGTCTCTGCCGACAAGCTCACCTACCGCTTCATCCTGCGCCCCGAGGCGCGTTTTCACGACGGCTCGCGGCTCACCGCGAAGGACGTGGCGTTTTCTCTCAACATCCTGAAGGAGAAGGGCCACCCCGTCTATCGCGCCCTGCTGACTCAGATGGCCTCCGCCGAAGCGGAGGCCGACGACGTCCTGCGCGTCCGGTTCACGCCCAAGCGCAGCCGTGACCTGCATCTCGTCGTCGCCGCGCTTCCGATCTTTTCCGAACCCTACTGGCAGGGCAAGGACTTCGAGGCCTCGACGCTGGAGACGCCGCTCGGCTCCGGACCCTACAAGGTCGGCAAGTTCGAAGTGGGACGCTTCATCGAGTTCGAGCGCGTCCCCGATTACTGGGCCAAGGACCTGCCCGTGAATGTGGGCCAGAACAATTTCGACCGCATCCGCTGGGAATATTTCCGCGACCGGACGGTGGCCTTCGAGGCCTTCAAGAACGGCACGCTGAACTATCACGAGGAATTCACCTCGCGCATCTGGTCGACCGGCTACGACTTTCCGGCCATCCGCGACGGCAAGGTGAAGAAGGAAGAGATCGGAAACGACGCGCCCTCCTCCGTCCAGGGCTGGTATTTCAACACCCGCCGCGAGGCATTCAAGGATCCGCGCATCCGCGAGGCGATCGGGCTCGTCTTCGACTTCGAGTGGACGAACGCCAACATCATGTTCGGCCTGTACAAGCGCACCACGTCGTATTTCGAGAACAGCGACATGAAGGCCGCCGGTCCGCCGCCTCCTGAGGAGCTTGCCCTTCTGGAGCCGTTCCGCAGCCGGCTTCCGGCCTCCGTATTCGGCGAACCGCCCGTGCCGCCGGTCTCCGACGGATCGGGCCAGGACAGGAAACTGCTGCGCCGCGCCGACGAGTTGCTGCGCGAGGCCGGGTGCAAGCGCGAGGGCGGCGCGCTGAAGCTGCCCAACGGGCAGCCGTTCCGAATCGAGTTCCTCGATTTCCAGGCCGCGCTCCAGCCGCACACGCAACCCTTCCAGGCCAATCTCAAGCGGCTCGGAATCGATGCATTCTCCCGCGTCGTCGATGCCGCCCAGTATCAGCGCCGCATGGAGGAGTTCGATTTCGACATGGCGAGCCGGAATCTCTCCGGCGGATCGACGCCTGGCGACGGCCTGCGGGTGGTCTACGGCTCGGAGGCGGCGAAGACGCCCGGTTCGCAGAACATCGCCGGCATCAGCGACCCGGCCGTGGACGCCCTGATCGAAACGATCGCCAACGCCAAGTCCCGGCAGGACCTCAACACTGCCTGCCGCGCCCTGGACCGGGTTCTCCGTTCGGGCCATTATTGGGTGCCCATGTGGTATCGAGCCAGCGACTGGATCGCCTATTGGGACCAGTTTTCCCGCCCCGAACAGAAGCCTCGCTTCGCCTCGGGCGCTCCGGGAACCTGGTGGTACGATGCCGAAAAGGCCAAGCGGATCGGACGAGGGTAG
- a CDS encoding DUF4260 domain-containing protein produces the protein MTAPAVAGTPRLLLRLEGTALLILATGAFSRMGLSWWLYAVLFFSPDLSFAGYLAGPKVGAILYNAAHTLLGPAVLLGIGLALNSPIFLGLAAIWAAHIGFDRMLGYGLKYATAFSDTHLGRIGRNRAGA, from the coding sequence ATGACGGCCCCGGCCGTGGCGGGCACGCCCCGCCTGCTCCTGCGTCTCGAGGGCACGGCGCTGCTCATCCTTGCCACAGGGGCTTTCTCCCGCATGGGGTTGTCCTGGTGGCTCTATGCCGTCCTGTTCTTCAGCCCGGATCTGAGCTTCGCGGGCTACCTGGCGGGTCCCAAGGTCGGGGCCATCCTCTATAACGCGGCCCATACCCTCCTCGGGCCCGCCGTCCTGCTCGGCATTGGGCTGGCGCTGAATTCCCCTATCTTTCTCGGATTAGCCGCCATTTGGGCGGCGCATATCGGGTTTGACCGCATGCTCGGATACGGATTGAAATACGCCACCGCTTTCAGTGACACCCATCTCGGCCGTATCGGCCGCAACCGTGCAGGCGCTTGA